From a region of the Lactuca sativa cultivar Salinas chromosome 4, Lsat_Salinas_v11, whole genome shotgun sequence genome:
- the LOC128133753 gene encoding uncharacterized protein LOC128133753 yields MDHGKAIVDGGVSVEGTSGLLPHEKLKAELELSELEGNLEPTTPLSLSERDEEDEDVESEVEPEEDPEEEPEEDPEEEPEEDSEEESEGNHVEYHAEQRYETFHMPYVEYTPSSPGTYWERLYKDEMPQAQLEIHSLKRKIEEIDEHRSRLVQENQIRVDAVMKSKRKIRRLEQEVSELRKPTITKLWEGFVAWAKQAKATTYELLDKVVGREPPQAEVLVIQSGPGDRKAKKIRKYLKEGKRILKYDDIVFKN; encoded by the coding sequence ATGGATCATGGAAAGGCAATCGTCGATGGTGGGGTGTCAGTTGAGGGTACTAGTGGGTTACTTCCCCACGAGAAGTTGAAGGCCGAGTTAGAGCTCTCAGAATTGGAAGGCAATCTGGAACCAACGACCCCACTCAGCCTCTCTGAACGGGATGAAGAAGACGAGGATGTGGAATCCGAGGTGGAGCCCGAAGAAGATCCTGAGGAGGAGCCCGAAGAAGATCCTGAGGAGGAGCCCGAAGAAGACTCCGAGGAGGAATCCGAGGGAAATCACGTGGAGTACCATGCGGAGCAAAGATACGAAACGTTCCATATGCCTTATGTGGAGTACACGCCAAGTAGTCCTGGTACCTACTGGGAGCGACTTTATAAAGATGAAATGCCACAGGCACAGCTCGAGATTCACAGTTTGAAAAGAAAGATTGAAGAGATAGATGAACATAGGTCAAGGCTCGTACAGGAGAACCAAATAAGGGTTGATGCTGTTATGAAAAGTAAACGCaagatacgaaggttggaacagGAGGTGTCAGAGCTAAGGAAACCGACTATCACTAAGTTGTGGGAAGGGTTTGTGGCTTGGGCAAAACAAGCCAAGGCCACGACTTACGAATTACTAGATAAGGTGGTTGGAAGAGAACCACCTCAGGCCGAGGTGTTGGTCATTCAAAGTGGTCCTGGAGATCGAAAAGCTAAAAAGATAAGGAAGTACTTGAAGGAGGGAAAGAGAATATTGAAATATGATGACATCGTTTTTAAAAATTAG